One segment of Mycolicibacterium sp. YH-1 DNA contains the following:
- a CDS encoding succinate dehydrogenase/fumarate reductase iron-sulfur subunit, translated as MAAYNARLRVWRGDDDGGELKDYTVEVNDGEVVLDIIHRLQATQANDLAVRWNCKAGKCGSCSAEVNGKPKLLCMTRMSTFDPDETVTVTPLRTFPVMRDLVTDVSFNYEKARQIPSFTPPKDLQPGDYRMQQEDVERSQEFRKCIECFLCQNVCHVVRDHEENKENFAGPRFHMRIAELDMHPLDVVDRKDMAQDEFGLGYCNITKCCTEVCPEHIKITDNALIPMKERVAGRKYDPVVWLGNKLFRR; from the coding sequence ATGGCTGCCTACAACGCACGTCTGCGGGTCTGGCGCGGAGACGACGACGGCGGCGAGCTGAAGGACTACACCGTCGAGGTCAACGACGGCGAGGTGGTGCTCGACATCATCCACCGGCTGCAGGCCACCCAGGCCAACGACCTCGCGGTCCGCTGGAACTGCAAGGCAGGCAAGTGCGGCTCGTGCTCGGCGGAGGTCAACGGCAAACCGAAGCTGCTGTGCATGACCCGGATGTCGACGTTCGATCCCGACGAGACCGTCACGGTCACCCCGCTGCGCACCTTCCCCGTGATGCGCGACCTCGTCACCGACGTGTCGTTCAACTACGAGAAGGCCCGTCAGATCCCGTCGTTCACCCCGCCGAAGGATCTGCAGCCGGGCGACTACCGGATGCAGCAGGAGGACGTTGAGCGCAGCCAGGAGTTTCGCAAGTGCATCGAGTGCTTCCTGTGCCAGAACGTCTGCCACGTGGTTCGTGATCACGAGGAGAACAAGGAGAACTTCGCCGGGCCGCGCTTCCACATGCGCATCGCCGAGCTGGACATGCATCCGCTCGACGTCGTCGACCGCAAGGACATGGCCCAGGACGAGTTCGGGCTGGGCTACTGCAACATCACCAAGTGCTGTACCGAGGTCTGCCCCGAGCACATCAAGATCACCGATAACGCCCTCATCCCGATGAAGGAGCGCGTCGCCGGCCGCAAGTACGACCCGGTCGTGTGGTTGGGCAACAAACTGTTCCGGCGGTAA
- a CDS encoding flavin reductase family protein, with protein MSSTDLSPASLREAFGHFPTGVIAIAAEVDGTLVGLAASTFVPVSLDPPLVSFCVQNSSTTWPKLKDLPVLGISVLGEAHDQVAKGLAAKTGDRFAGLETKSTDGGAVFIHGTSVWLESAIEQQVLAGDHTIVVLRVHEITVHDDVAPIVFHRSAFRRLGA; from the coding sequence ATGAGCAGCACTGATCTCAGTCCAGCCTCCCTACGCGAGGCCTTCGGTCACTTTCCCACCGGCGTGATCGCGATCGCCGCGGAGGTCGACGGCACCCTCGTCGGGCTTGCGGCCAGCACGTTCGTCCCGGTGTCGCTTGATCCGCCGCTGGTGTCGTTCTGTGTGCAGAACTCATCGACGACGTGGCCCAAGCTCAAGGATCTCCCGGTGCTGGGCATCAGCGTGCTGGGCGAGGCCCATGATCAGGTGGCCAAGGGGCTCGCGGCCAAGACGGGCGATCGCTTCGCCGGCCTGGAGACCAAGTCCACCGACGGTGGTGCGGTGTTCATTCACGGGACCAGCGTGTGGCTGGAGAGCGCCATCGAACAGCAGGTACTGGCGGGCGATCACACCATTGTCGTCCTGCGGGTGCACGAGATCACCGTGCACGACGACGTCGCACCCATCGTGTTCCACCGCAGCGCGTTCCGCCGCCTCGGCGCCTAG
- a CDS encoding isopenicillin N synthase family dioxygenase has protein sequence MPGNDGPVTSVRTNLPVVDLRAEPAELRTGLRTVAHDIGFFHLTGHGVPAELSERVLAAARGLFALPQAAKDAVAMVNSPHFRGYTRMGGEFTGGVVDWREQIDIGPERVSLSDTAETYLRLQGPNQWPAGLPELRDVIAEWDAALASIGRKLLQHLAASLGSPEGVFDEAFADTPATLIKIVRYPAQARTPQGVGAHRDAGVLTLLLVEPGSRGLQVRRAEASEATGDGSGEWIDVDPLPGAFIVNIGEMLEIASGGYLRATEHRVTLSARERISVPYFFNPRLDAQLPVLRLPTDLAADARGVTADPSNERIFSVYGQNAWKSRLRAHPDVAAAHGYGSSV, from the coding sequence CTGCCCGGCAATGATGGACCGGTGACTTCCGTGCGTACGAACCTGCCGGTCGTCGACCTCCGGGCCGAGCCCGCAGAGCTGCGTACCGGCCTCCGGACGGTCGCCCACGACATCGGGTTCTTCCACCTGACGGGCCACGGCGTGCCCGCCGAGTTGTCCGAGCGGGTGCTGGCGGCGGCGCGCGGGCTGTTCGCGCTGCCGCAGGCCGCCAAGGACGCGGTCGCGATGGTCAACAGCCCGCACTTTCGTGGGTACACGCGCATGGGCGGGGAGTTCACCGGCGGCGTGGTGGACTGGCGCGAGCAGATCGACATCGGGCCCGAGCGGGTGAGCTTGAGCGATACCGCCGAGACCTATCTGCGGTTGCAGGGCCCCAACCAGTGGCCGGCCGGGCTGCCCGAGCTGCGCGACGTCATCGCCGAATGGGACGCCGCGCTGGCCAGCATCGGACGAAAGCTGTTGCAGCATCTAGCGGCGTCGTTGGGCAGCCCCGAGGGTGTGTTCGACGAGGCGTTCGCTGACACTCCGGCCACGCTGATCAAGATCGTGCGTTACCCGGCCCAGGCGCGGACCCCGCAGGGCGTCGGTGCGCACCGTGACGCCGGCGTGCTGACGCTGCTGCTCGTCGAGCCGGGAAGTCGGGGTCTGCAGGTGCGCAGGGCCGAGGCGAGCGAAGCGACGGGGGATGGATCCGGCGAGTGGATCGACGTGGACCCACTGCCCGGTGCGTTCATCGTGAACATCGGCGAGATGCTCGAGATCGCCAGCGGCGGGTACCTACGTGCCACCGAGCATCGGGTGACCCTGAGCGCCCGCGAGCGGATCTCGGTGCCCTACTTCTTCAATCCACGCCTCGACGCGCAGCTCCCCGTATTGCGGTTGCCCACCGATCTCGCGGCCGACGCCCGCGGTGTCACGGCTGATCCGTCGAACGAGAGGATCTTCTCGGTCTACGGGCAAAACGCATGGAAGAGCAGACTGCGCGCACACCCCGATGTGGCCGCCGCGCACGGCTACGGATCCTCTGTGTGA
- a CDS encoding GAP family protein, which produces MWIPLLVMAVAVSLEPFRIGMTVLMINRPRPGLQLLAFLAGGFAMGTAVGVIVLFVLRPALGSAHFTLPRVQIVVGAVVLANAALVATGLLGGKRADGSPGLVARRFGALATRTRPLLNGRSLWAAGVAGLGIALPSIDYVAALALIVASGAAATTQFGALMAFNVVAFGLVEIPLLCYLVAPERTRAALLALNDWLRLRGRLGVAALLAVIGVVLVGVGFAGL; this is translated from the coding sequence ATGTGGATCCCGCTCCTGGTGATGGCCGTTGCGGTCAGTCTGGAGCCGTTCCGGATCGGTATGACGGTCCTGATGATCAACCGGCCGCGACCGGGCCTGCAGCTACTCGCCTTCCTCGCTGGCGGTTTCGCGATGGGCACCGCGGTGGGCGTGATCGTGCTGTTCGTTCTGCGGCCCGCCCTGGGGTCTGCGCATTTCACTCTGCCGAGGGTGCAGATCGTGGTTGGCGCGGTGGTGCTGGCCAATGCGGCGTTGGTGGCCACCGGCCTGCTGGGAGGCAAGCGCGCCGACGGATCACCAGGCCTCGTCGCGCGACGATTCGGAGCGCTCGCGACCCGCACCCGACCACTGCTCAATGGCCGCTCGCTGTGGGCGGCCGGGGTCGCGGGCCTCGGCATCGCACTGCCGTCGATCGACTATGTCGCCGCGCTGGCACTCATCGTCGCCTCCGGCGCCGCGGCCACCACTCAGTTCGGCGCCTTGATGGCATTCAACGTCGTGGCGTTCGGGCTGGTGGAGATCCCATTGCTCTGCTACCTGGTGGCACCGGAGCGCACCCGCGCTGCGCTGTTGGCACTCAACGACTGGCTACGGCTGCGGGGCCGGCTCGGGGTCGCAGCCCTACTGGCCGTGATCGGGGTCGTGTTGGTCGGCGTGGGGTTCGCCGGGCTGTAG
- the pe gene encoding acyltransferase PE, translating into MRRLVASVTALVTVGAAGCFGAGSAVADDPPAPPPPNPSANGTPPPLGTPGRAYALGGAHVLGIPYDQYIIDTGKYWFPENQPQKQIVRYPAGQVQGHTLERLFPGIGAVGEQILPGLGLDGPSVGESVDEGAPQTIETIKAGGPGTVMGLSEGAMVLNEVQTRLAYDPAAPPPDQLSFAMFGDPIGKHAFGEGFLSQMFPVGAVVPSLDYRIPAPVESQYDTYQFISPYDSIADWPDQADNSWMSVVNAVVGLATGHTAVAFTDPSNVPARNIRTTVNSKGAKTTTYMIPEQHLPIVMGFKYLGVDEATLNKLDAVLLPMVDAGYSRNSDPATAPITVDPVNGYDPAEVTAPSTDASFGGSGGTDPISQLLSGAQYVLNNPPAPK; encoded by the coding sequence ATGCGGAGACTCGTGGCATCGGTCACCGCGTTGGTAACCGTCGGCGCCGCAGGATGTTTCGGTGCCGGCAGCGCTGTGGCCGATGATCCGCCGGCCCCGCCGCCACCGAACCCCTCGGCCAACGGGACGCCTCCACCGCTGGGGACGCCGGGCCGGGCGTACGCGCTCGGTGGTGCACACGTGCTGGGCATTCCCTACGACCAGTACATCATCGACACCGGCAAGTACTGGTTCCCCGAGAACCAGCCACAGAAGCAGATCGTCCGCTATCCCGCCGGTCAGGTGCAGGGGCACACGCTCGAACGCCTCTTTCCTGGTATCGGCGCCGTCGGGGAGCAGATCCTGCCGGGGCTGGGCCTCGACGGTCCCAGCGTCGGCGAGTCCGTCGACGAGGGCGCACCGCAGACCATCGAGACGATCAAGGCCGGCGGACCCGGCACCGTGATGGGCCTCTCCGAGGGCGCGATGGTGCTCAACGAGGTGCAGACGCGGCTCGCGTACGACCCGGCCGCGCCGCCACCGGATCAGTTGAGCTTCGCGATGTTCGGCGACCCGATCGGCAAGCACGCGTTCGGCGAGGGCTTCCTGAGCCAGATGTTCCCCGTCGGCGCTGTCGTGCCGTCGCTCGACTACCGCATCCCGGCCCCGGTCGAAAGCCAGTACGACACCTATCAATTCATCTCGCCCTACGACAGCATCGCCGACTGGCCGGACCAGGCGGACAACAGCTGGATGAGCGTCGTCAACGCGGTGGTGGGTCTCGCGACCGGCCACACCGCGGTCGCGTTCACCGACCCCAGCAACGTGCCCGCCCGGAACATCCGCACGACGGTCAATTCCAAGGGCGCGAAGACGACGACGTACATGATCCCCGAGCAGCATCTACCGATCGTGATGGGATTCAAGTATCTCGGCGTCGACGAGGCCACGCTGAACAAGCTCGACGCGGTGCTGCTGCCCATGGTGGACGCGGGCTACTCACGCAACAGCGATCCGGCGACGGCGCCGATCACGGTGGATCCGGTGAACGGTTACGACCCGGCGGAGGTCACCGCACCGTCCACGGATGCCTCGTTCGGGGGCAGCGGCGGCACCGATCCGATCTCGCAGCTGCTCTCCGGGGCGCAGTACGTGCTGAACAACCCGCCGGCACCCAAGTAG
- a CDS encoding AMP-binding protein, with product MTSTARSSVLSMLHGRASMRPDDVAMTFTDYTHDPAGVVESLTWSQLSRRTMNVARELSHHATVGDRAVILAPQSLDYVTAFLGSMQAGLIAVPLPLPHRGSAHDRVSSVFEDTSPAVVLTTSAVAGDVGDYVDQSRLDAAPKFVEIDSLPPESIGPDGPGPAQAELPSVAYLQYSSGSTRLPTGVMISHQNLQSNFEQIMRTFFAGVQLKSPSDVTFVSWLPFYHDMGLVLGICAPILSGHPVALTSPMAFLERPARWMRALAENPHAFSAAPNFAFDLAARKTTDKDLAGLDLGGVRGIINGAERVEPVTLERFADRFAHFNFRDHMLRPSYGLAEAVVFLAAGTWSESSPSVRFDVDELGAGRVRPPAAGKGTALIKYELPASPLLRIVDVDTNRQCAHDVVGEIWAHGENVSAGYWSRTPEEQQCFGATLVDPSPGTPDGPWLRTGDLGFIHDGELFIVGRIKDMLIVRGRNHYPEDIEATVQGITGGRVAALAVPVNSTEELVTVIELKKRTDHNGDAMHWLSEVKSDITSAISNAHGLNIGDVVLVSPGSIPTTTSGKIRRAACAEQYQQQQFARLDA from the coding sequence ATGACATCTACTGCTCGGTCATCTGTCCTGTCCATGCTGCATGGGCGGGCCAGTATGCGACCCGATGACGTGGCGATGACCTTCACCGATTACACGCACGACCCGGCGGGTGTCGTCGAGAGCCTCACCTGGTCGCAGCTGTCTCGTCGGACGATGAATGTCGCGCGCGAACTCAGCCACCACGCGACGGTCGGTGACAGAGCGGTGATTCTGGCGCCGCAGAGCCTGGACTACGTCACGGCGTTCCTGGGCTCGATGCAGGCAGGCCTGATCGCGGTTCCGCTCCCGTTGCCGCACCGCGGCTCGGCTCACGATCGTGTCAGCAGCGTCTTCGAAGACACGTCGCCAGCTGTCGTGCTGACGACGTCTGCCGTCGCCGGAGATGTCGGCGACTACGTCGACCAGTCACGTCTGGACGCCGCACCGAAGTTCGTCGAGATCGATTCGCTCCCACCGGAGAGCATCGGGCCGGACGGACCGGGCCCTGCGCAGGCTGAGCTGCCGAGCGTCGCGTACCTGCAGTACAGCTCGGGATCCACGCGTCTGCCGACCGGTGTCATGATCTCGCATCAGAACCTCCAGTCGAATTTCGAGCAGATCATGCGCACCTTCTTCGCGGGTGTGCAGCTCAAATCCCCGTCAGATGTCACGTTCGTGTCGTGGTTGCCCTTCTATCACGACATGGGTTTGGTGCTGGGCATCTGTGCGCCCATCCTGAGCGGCCATCCCGTCGCGTTGACGAGCCCGATGGCGTTCTTGGAGCGGCCGGCCAGATGGATGCGAGCGTTGGCGGAGAACCCACACGCGTTCTCCGCGGCACCCAATTTCGCCTTTGACCTGGCTGCCCGCAAAACCACCGACAAGGATCTTGCCGGGCTCGACCTCGGCGGGGTGCGTGGGATCATCAACGGCGCCGAACGTGTCGAGCCCGTCACCTTGGAACGCTTCGCAGATCGGTTTGCTCACTTCAATTTTCGGGACCACATGCTGCGCCCCTCCTACGGCTTGGCGGAGGCTGTGGTCTTCCTGGCCGCGGGTACCTGGAGTGAGTCCTCGCCGTCGGTTCGCTTCGATGTCGACGAACTGGGTGCAGGCCGTGTTCGGCCGCCCGCAGCAGGCAAGGGCACCGCGCTGATCAAGTACGAACTGCCGGCGTCACCCCTGTTGCGGATCGTGGACGTCGATACGAACCGGCAGTGCGCGCACGACGTGGTGGGTGAGATCTGGGCGCATGGTGAGAACGTCTCGGCCGGCTACTGGAGTCGGACACCGGAGGAGCAGCAGTGCTTCGGCGCCACGCTCGTCGACCCCTCGCCCGGCACACCTGACGGGCCGTGGCTGCGCACAGGTGATCTCGGCTTCATCCACGACGGCGAGTTGTTCATTGTCGGCCGCATCAAGGACATGCTCATCGTTCGCGGGCGCAATCACTATCCCGAGGACATCGAGGCGACGGTCCAGGGGATAACAGGCGGTCGCGTCGCGGCGCTGGCGGTTCCGGTGAACAGCACTGAAGAGCTGGTCACGGTCATCGAACTCAAGAAGCGCACCGACCACAACGGTGACGCCATGCACTGGCTCAGCGAGGTCAAGAGTGACATCACCTCCGCGATTTCCAATGCGCACGGCCTGAACATCGGCGACGTCGTTCTCGTATCGCCGGGGTCGATTCCCACCACGACGAGCGGCAAAATCCGGCGTGCCGCGTGTGCCGAGCAGTACCAGCAGCAACAGTTTGCTCGGCTGGACGCCTAG
- a CDS encoding RND family transporter, with translation MRRLADLVVRWPLAVIGVWIAMAIALPLAFPSLGEMAAKHPLVILPADAPSSVTALKMKEAFQEPGSDNLLVIALINETGLRPADEATYRKLVDAIRDDDRDVVSVQDFVSTPQLRTFLTSDDKTTWVLPVSLEGELGTPRAYESFNRVADIVKHNSPTSDGALTVHVTGPAATVADLTVAGEKDRLPIELAIAVLVLLVLLLVYRSAVTMLLPLMTIGSSLVIAQALVAGYSQLTGSGVSNQSIVFLSAIMAGAGTDYAVFLISRYHDYVRSGADSERAIKSAMISVGKVITASAATVGLTFLCLSFAQMGVFRTVGVSSAIGIGVAYLAGVTLLPAILVLAGPRGWVKPRRELTARFWRRSGIRIVRRPVPHLVASALVLGILAGLATFAHFNYDDRKVVASSAPSSVGYAALDRHFPISQAIPEYILVQSPRDLRSPQALADLEQMASRVAQLPNVGLVSGITRPVGEVPQEFRATFQAGIVGDRLASGSAEIDQRTGDLNRLADGANTLAKSLSDVRAQVNQMAPSIQGLLDAASSMKTEQGGDKLVRDVEAAARLVQAANRLGNAMGINFATVRDMFAWIGPVLVALQGNPVCNADPSCSDTRNQFERLAAARDAGALDEINAAAKQLSSSGDKETLSATVNKLNGAMASISKAAKAAGLDGPGGPQSSLTQLQQGANRLAGGSREVAGGVDQLVEQVKVMADGLNQASGFLLNMRSQAADPSMAGFNIPPEVLGLADFKKASAAYISPDGHSVRYLVQTKLSPFSSEAMDQVNEIGDVARGAQPNTTLSDATISMGGFPAALRDTRDYYEKDIRFIIAATLIVVLLTLTVVLRSLIAPLYLVGSVVISYFAAIGVGVLMFQFILGQQLHWSVPPLAFVVLVAVGSDYNMLFASRMRDESARSVRYGVIRTLSSTGGVITAAGLIFAASMAGLMFSSIGLVIQSGFVIGVGILLDTFVVRTIMVPAIATLVGRANWWPSRVGPVESTSRASATAQG, from the coding sequence ATGCGACGGCTAGCCGATCTGGTGGTGCGGTGGCCCCTAGCGGTGATAGGGGTCTGGATCGCGATGGCGATCGCCCTCCCGCTGGCGTTCCCGTCGCTGGGCGAGATGGCCGCAAAGCATCCGCTCGTCATCCTGCCCGCGGACGCGCCGTCGAGTGTCACCGCGCTGAAGATGAAGGAGGCGTTCCAGGAGCCGGGTTCGGACAATCTCCTCGTCATCGCCCTCATCAACGAAACAGGGCTCAGGCCCGCCGACGAGGCGACCTACCGCAAGCTGGTGGACGCGATACGCGACGACGACAGGGATGTCGTGTCGGTGCAGGACTTCGTCAGCACGCCGCAGCTGCGGACGTTCCTGACGAGCGACGACAAGACGACCTGGGTGTTGCCGGTCAGCCTCGAGGGTGAGTTGGGCACGCCGCGTGCCTATGAGTCCTTCAACCGCGTCGCCGACATCGTCAAGCACAACAGCCCCACGAGCGACGGCGCACTCACCGTCCACGTCACCGGTCCCGCGGCCACGGTCGCCGACCTCACCGTCGCGGGTGAGAAGGATCGGCTGCCGATCGAGCTGGCGATCGCCGTCCTAGTCCTGCTCGTACTGCTGCTGGTCTACCGCAGCGCGGTCACGATGCTGCTGCCGTTGATGACGATCGGGTCGTCCCTGGTGATCGCGCAGGCGCTCGTAGCGGGCTACTCCCAACTCACGGGCTCAGGTGTGTCGAATCAGTCCATCGTCTTCCTGAGCGCGATCATGGCGGGCGCCGGAACCGACTACGCGGTGTTCCTCATCAGCCGCTATCACGACTACGTGCGGTCGGGCGCGGATTCCGAACGGGCCATCAAGTCGGCAATGATCTCGGTCGGAAAGGTGATCACCGCCTCTGCCGCCACGGTGGGTCTCACATTCCTGTGTCTGAGCTTCGCCCAGATGGGAGTGTTCCGAACCGTCGGCGTGTCATCGGCGATCGGGATCGGCGTCGCCTATCTCGCCGGTGTGACCCTGCTGCCCGCGATTCTGGTGCTCGCGGGCCCGCGCGGCTGGGTCAAACCGCGGCGCGAGCTGACCGCTCGGTTCTGGCGGCGATCCGGGATTCGCATCGTGCGCCGGCCGGTGCCACATCTGGTGGCAAGCGCGCTCGTGTTGGGCATTCTGGCCGGCCTCGCGACCTTCGCGCACTTCAACTACGACGACCGCAAGGTGGTGGCGTCGTCGGCGCCTAGTTCGGTCGGCTACGCCGCACTGGATCGACACTTCCCGATCAGTCAGGCCATTCCGGAGTACATCCTCGTGCAGTCACCGCGCGATCTGCGCTCACCGCAGGCCCTCGCGGATCTGGAGCAGATGGCCTCACGCGTCGCTCAACTGCCGAACGTCGGCCTGGTCAGCGGCATCACTCGGCCCGTGGGTGAGGTCCCGCAGGAGTTCAGGGCCACATTTCAGGCTGGCATCGTGGGTGACCGGCTGGCCAGTGGCTCGGCCGAGATCGACCAGCGCACCGGCGACCTCAACCGGCTGGCGGACGGCGCCAACACACTGGCCAAAAGCCTCAGTGACGTACGCGCCCAGGTCAATCAGATGGCGCCCAGCATTCAAGGTCTGCTCGACGCGGCCTCCTCCATGAAGACCGAGCAGGGCGGCGACAAGCTGGTGCGAGACGTGGAGGCCGCCGCCAGGCTCGTGCAGGCCGCCAACCGGCTCGGCAACGCCATGGGCATCAACTTCGCCACGGTTCGAGACATGTTCGCCTGGATCGGCCCGGTCCTGGTGGCGCTGCAGGGCAACCCGGTCTGCAACGCCGATCCCTCGTGCAGCGACACGCGCAATCAGTTCGAGCGGCTCGCCGCGGCGCGGGACGCCGGAGCCCTGGACGAGATCAACGCCGCCGCGAAGCAGTTGTCGAGTTCCGGCGACAAGGAGACGCTGTCGGCGACGGTGAACAAGCTCAACGGTGCGATGGCGAGCATCTCGAAGGCGGCGAAGGCCGCCGGGCTCGACGGCCCCGGCGGCCCTCAGAGCAGCCTGACTCAGCTGCAACAGGGCGCCAACCGCCTGGCAGGTGGCAGCCGAGAGGTGGCGGGCGGAGTCGATCAGCTCGTCGAGCAGGTCAAGGTGATGGCCGACGGACTCAACCAGGCGTCGGGTTTCCTGCTGAACATGAGAAGCCAGGCGGCGGACCCGTCGATGGCGGGGTTCAATATTCCGCCAGAAGTGCTTGGTCTTGCCGATTTCAAGAAGGCATCCGCGGCATATATTTCGCCAGACGGGCATTCGGTGCGGTACCTGGTGCAAACCAAACTGAGCCCGTTCAGCTCAGAGGCGATGGATCAGGTCAACGAAATCGGTGACGTAGCGCGGGGAGCCCAGCCGAACACCACGCTGTCCGATGCCACGATATCGATGGGCGGCTTCCCCGCCGCGCTGCGGGACACGCGTGACTATTACGAGAAGGACATCCGATTCATCATCGCGGCGACACTCATCGTCGTCCTGCTGACGTTGACGGTGGTACTGCGATCGTTGATCGCGCCGCTCTATCTCGTCGGCTCCGTGGTGATCTCATACTTCGCGGCAATCGGCGTCGGCGTTCTGATGTTCCAATTCATCCTCGGCCAGCAGCTTCATTGGAGCGTGCCGCCATTGGCATTCGTGGTGCTCGTCGCGGTGGGCTCCGACTACAACATGCTCTTCGCATCGCGAATGCGCGACGAGTCCGCGCGCAGCGTGCGCTACGGCGTCATCCGTACCCTGAGTTCCACGGGCGGCGTCATCACCGCGGCCGGCCTGATCTTCGCCGCCTCGATGGCCGGTCTCATGTTCTCCAGCATCGGCCTCGTGATCCAGAGCGGTTTCGTGATCGGTGTTGGCATTTTGCTGGACACCTTCGTGGTGCGGACCATCATGGTGCCGGCGATCGCGACACTGGTCGGCCGAGCAAACTGGTGGCCCTCACGTGTGGGGCCGGTGGAGTCGACGTCGCGGGCGTCGGCCACCGCGCAGGGATGA
- a CDS encoding condensation domain-containing protein, protein MRIGEITIGALHEWSMNAGAVTSWHPTEAAKEKARRAEVSSVPVSYMQSQHLRNYCDRTEAGLNFSRQIIASCEVAGQCDIEAMDHAVNAYLRRHDTFRSWFERTDDGDFTRRALDDPADIEFVPVDQGHMTADEIRAHAVAIPNPLEWGCFTFGIIQNENHFTFFAAMDHVHGDATLIGTTMMEANGMYSALSAGGEALTLPDAGSFDDFCIREGEYTSALTEDSPGVRRWIEFAENNGDGFPEFPLPLGNPNDSTSSDMTSYVLMDAAQTERFEAACSDAGARFVGGLFACLGLVEHEFTGALTYYGLTPRDSRTAGDNFMTQGWFTGLIPIVVPVAATSFSEAAAAAQACFDSSLDMVRVPYYRVLELAPWLNWPQPNFPVSNFLHGGAAPLNAILAAGAMGLANNIGIYPDGRFSYQLTIYIFRYGEGTVMAIMHPDNPVAKKSATRYMEAMSSVAVRVADSGHWGRVA, encoded by the coding sequence TTGCGCATCGGCGAAATTACAATTGGCGCGCTTCATGAGTGGTCGATGAATGCGGGCGCGGTGACGTCGTGGCATCCGACCGAGGCGGCGAAGGAGAAGGCTCGCCGAGCAGAGGTCAGCTCGGTGCCAGTCAGCTATATGCAGAGCCAACACCTGCGCAACTACTGCGACCGCACGGAAGCGGGACTGAACTTCTCCCGGCAGATCATCGCCAGCTGTGAGGTGGCCGGGCAGTGCGATATCGAGGCCATGGATCACGCCGTCAACGCGTATCTGCGTCGACATGACACCTTCCGGAGTTGGTTCGAACGCACCGATGACGGCGATTTCACCCGCCGTGCCCTCGACGATCCGGCCGACATCGAGTTCGTGCCCGTCGATCAGGGTCATATGACGGCCGATGAGATCCGTGCACACGCCGTGGCTATACCGAATCCGTTGGAATGGGGTTGTTTCACTTTCGGGATCATCCAGAACGAGAACCACTTCACGTTCTTCGCCGCCATGGATCACGTGCACGGGGACGCGACGCTGATCGGCACGACGATGATGGAAGCCAACGGGATGTACTCGGCGCTGAGCGCTGGCGGTGAGGCTCTCACGCTGCCCGATGCCGGTAGCTTCGACGACTTCTGTATCCGAGAGGGCGAGTACACGTCGGCGTTGACGGAGGACTCACCGGGTGTGCGCAGGTGGATCGAATTCGCCGAGAACAACGGGGATGGCTTTCCGGAGTTTCCGCTCCCGCTCGGCAACCCGAACGATTCGACCAGCAGTGACATGACGTCGTACGTTCTGATGGACGCGGCGCAGACGGAACGCTTCGAAGCGGCCTGCTCGGATGCAGGCGCGCGCTTCGTCGGGGGGTTGTTCGCGTGCCTGGGCCTGGTGGAACACGAGTTCACCGGTGCTCTCACCTACTACGGACTCACGCCAAGGGATTCCCGGACAGCCGGCGACAATTTCATGACGCAGGGTTGGTTCACAGGTCTGATCCCTATCGTCGTCCCGGTGGCGGCGACCTCCTTCAGCGAAGCCGCAGCGGCGGCGCAGGCGTGCTTCGACTCGAGCCTGGACATGGTCAGGGTGCCGTATTACCGCGTGTTGGAGTTGGCGCCGTGGTTGAACTGGCCGCAGCCGAACTTTCCGGTGTCGAACTTCCTGCACGGTGGGGCCGCGCCGCTGAACGCCATCCTCGCGGCGGGCGCCATGGGGCTCGCGAACAACATCGGGATCTACCCTGATGGTCGGTTCTCGTATCAGCTGACCATCTACATATTCCGGTACGGGGAGGGCACGGTCATGGCGATCATGCATCCCGACAACCCGGTGGCCAAGAAGTCGGCCACTCGCTACATGGAGGCGATGAGTTCCGTCGCCGTGCGGGTCGCTGACAGCGGGCACTGGGGACGCGTCGCATAG